Proteins encoded in a region of the Neodiprion virginianus isolate iyNeoVirg1 chromosome 2, iyNeoVirg1.1, whole genome shotgun sequence genome:
- the LOC124297488 gene encoding transcription factor 25 isoform X1, which yields MSTRYMKKVYGGDEGLDKDCDPSDVENPVTGGVRRKQFNVFDLLNQNSESEAKEDDDRETSTTAGVLSEDAKRKKKKKKRKKTDNSKVHRTARRSSEDNEEVDDEIERTVREINELLGEPLPNSSGGDLQDSSSSLQRSKENVLTIQHKNLNPYNELKRIFGSKTIQAEQSKRRGRGRSGHLKKTWLVSPRENWPPIGKSGLSMSLDPSPENTKGVQYFIYDHNSSYRQTQMKFLQAVESLNPDNIVAIINAHPYHVDALLQLAELCKLSEDLAMAAELTERALYCLECAFHPLFNVTTANCRLDYKKQQNRALYITLFKHLIFVGGRACYRTSLEFCKMLLSLDPENDPLAIVLAIDFYALRAREYRWFIEFCEAWEDRRNLSQLPNIAYSSALASFHLGTGDLADELLQNALTMFPSLLVPLLDKCGVQTDSRVMGHDFFNSHAKSTSPPALEKVVALYVARSYHLWKEADILPWLERNVNQVLDRFDAGHDFFNFCTEKRTKRYQGKLPKNILRHIILSDIKEITVDIQEVCPETLNIQNQGPVLSHDPLPPADSIDLYTRLQVNPRSNSNNSNLFSLFFTSLFTDIEEDVVAAAANGYNLFENAIDNAGNVEVARDAVRADLRRAVTNLLHEVGNLLLHRAPDGVNDADAEEDTDNDQEGD from the exons atgtcaacgaGGTACATGAAGAAGGTTTATGGGGGCGACGAGGGCCTCGATAAAGATTGCGATCCAAGCGACGTCGAAAATCCGGTTACCGGAGGTGTTAGGCGGAAGCAGTTCAACGTCTTTGACTTG CTGAATCAGAACTCTGAAAGCGAGGCGAAGGAGGACGACGACAGGGAGACGTCGACCACCGCTGGAGTTCTGTCCGAAGATGCCAAAcgcaagaagaagaaaaagaaacggaagaaGACCGACAATTCAAAGGTTCATCGTACAGCCAGGCGGAGTTCGGAGGACAACGAAGAGGTCGATGATGAGATCGAGCGGACTGTGAGGGAGATCAACGAACTCCTCGGTGAACCTCTACCCAATTCTAGCGGTGGCGATCTACAGGATTCAAGTTCAAGCTTGCAGAGGAGCAAAGAAAATGTTCTCACCATTCAGcacaaaaatttgaacccCTACAATGAACTCAAGAGGATATTTGGCAGCAAAACTATTCAGGCTGAACAAAG TAAGAGACGAGGTCGAGGACGCTCTGGCCACCTCAAGAAAACATGGCTGGTATCTCCACGAGAGAATTGGCCACCGATCGGTAAATCTGGTCTCTCAATGTCGTTGGATCCATCGCCAGAGAATACGAAAGGAGTTCAGTATTTTATCTACGATCACAACTCGTCTTACAGACAAACCCAAATGAAGTTTTTGCAAGCAGTTGAGAGCCTAAACCCTGATAACATTGTC GCAATTATAAACGCCCATCCATATCACGTTGATGCTTTACTACAACTGGCAGAACTCTGCAAGCTCAGCGAAGATCTGGCTATGGCTGCTGAACTAACGGAGAGGGCCTTGTATTGCTTAGAATGCGCTTTTCATCCCCTGTTCAATGTCACCACTGCTAACTGCAGGCTGGATTAtaaaaaacagcaaaatcgTGCCTTGTACATAACGTTGTTCAAACATTTGATTTTTGTTGGTGGCCGAGCCTGCTACAG GACGAGTTTGGAGTTTTGTAAAATGTTGCTGTCCCTTGACCCTGAAAATGATCCATTGGCGATAGTCCTGGCGATAGACTTTTACGCATTGAGGGCACGAGAGTACAGATGGTTCATAGAATTCTGTGAGGCGTGGGAAGACAGACGAAATCTTAGCCAACTTCCCAATATTGCGTACAGTTCAGCATTGGCCAGTTTTCATCTTGGAACTGGTGACCTGGCTGATGAGCTTCTTCAAAATGCTTTGACCATGTTTCCAAGTTTGCTTGTACCATTGTTGGACAAATGTGGAGTGCAGACAGATTCGAGG GTAATGGGTCACGATTTCTTCAACAGTCACGCCAAGTCCACGAGTCCTCCTGCATTGGAGAAAGTTGTAGCTCTCTATGTGGCGCGCAGCTATCATCTGTGGAAAGAGGCTGACATTCTACCTTGGCTTGAACGCAATGTGAATCAGGTTTTAGACCGGTTTGACGCCGGCcatgattttttcaacttctgcACAGAAAAACGCACAAAGCGGTATCAAGGGAAATTACCGAAAAATATCTTGAGACATATCATTCTCTCAGACATCAAAGAAATAACCGTCGATATACAGGAGGTCTGTCCTGAAACGCTAAAC ATACAAAATCAAGGACCAGTCTTATCACACGACCCCCTACCACCAGCAGATTCAATCGACTTGTACACGCGACTCCAAGTTAATCCCAGAAGCAACTCCAACAACTCCAACCTATTTTCGCTCTTCTTTACCTCCCTTTTTACGGACATTGAGGAAGACGTTGTCGCCGCGGCTGCAAACGGCTATAACTTGTT CGAAAACGCAATCGACAACGCGGGAAACGTCGAGGTAGCCCGAGATGCAGTCAGAGCTGATCTTAGGAGGGCTGTAACTAATTTGCTACACGAAGTCGGCAATTTATTACTACACAGGGCACCAGACGGTGTTAACGACGCCGATGCCGAGGAGGACACGGATAATGACCAGGAAGGGGACTAG
- the LOC124297488 gene encoding transcription factor 25 isoform X2 has translation MSTRYMKKVYGGDEGLDKDCDPSDVENPVTGGVRRKQFNVFDLLNQNSESEAKEDDDRETSTTAGVLSEDAKRKKKKKKRKKTDNSKVHRTARRSSEDNEEVDDEIERTVREINELLGEPLPNSSGGDLQDSSSSLQRSKENVLTIQHKNLNPYNELKRIFGSKTIQAEQSKRRGRGRSGHLKKTWLVSPRENWPPIGKSGLSMSLDPSPENTKGVQYFIYDHNSSYRQTQMKFLQAVESLNPDNIVAIINAHPYHVDALLQLAELCKLSEDLAMAAELTERALYCLECAFHPLFNVTTANCRLDYKKQQNRALYITLFKHLIFVGGRACYRTSLEFCKMLLSLDPENDPLAIVLAIDFYALRAREYRWFIEFCEAWEDRRNLSQLPNIAYSSALASFHLGTGDLADELLQNALTMFPSLLVPLLDKCGVQTDSRVMGHDFFNSHAKSTSPPALEKVVALYVARSYHLWKEADILPWLERNVNQVLDRFDAGHDFFNFCTEKRTKRYQGKLPKNILRHIILSDIKEITVDIQEIQNQGPVLSHDPLPPADSIDLYTRLQVNPRSNSNNSNLFSLFFTSLFTDIEEDVVAAAANGYNLFENAIDNAGNVEVARDAVRADLRRAVTNLLHEVGNLLLHRAPDGVNDADAEEDTDNDQEGD, from the exons atgtcaacgaGGTACATGAAGAAGGTTTATGGGGGCGACGAGGGCCTCGATAAAGATTGCGATCCAAGCGACGTCGAAAATCCGGTTACCGGAGGTGTTAGGCGGAAGCAGTTCAACGTCTTTGACTTG CTGAATCAGAACTCTGAAAGCGAGGCGAAGGAGGACGACGACAGGGAGACGTCGACCACCGCTGGAGTTCTGTCCGAAGATGCCAAAcgcaagaagaagaaaaagaaacggaagaaGACCGACAATTCAAAGGTTCATCGTACAGCCAGGCGGAGTTCGGAGGACAACGAAGAGGTCGATGATGAGATCGAGCGGACTGTGAGGGAGATCAACGAACTCCTCGGTGAACCTCTACCCAATTCTAGCGGTGGCGATCTACAGGATTCAAGTTCAAGCTTGCAGAGGAGCAAAGAAAATGTTCTCACCATTCAGcacaaaaatttgaacccCTACAATGAACTCAAGAGGATATTTGGCAGCAAAACTATTCAGGCTGAACAAAG TAAGAGACGAGGTCGAGGACGCTCTGGCCACCTCAAGAAAACATGGCTGGTATCTCCACGAGAGAATTGGCCACCGATCGGTAAATCTGGTCTCTCAATGTCGTTGGATCCATCGCCAGAGAATACGAAAGGAGTTCAGTATTTTATCTACGATCACAACTCGTCTTACAGACAAACCCAAATGAAGTTTTTGCAAGCAGTTGAGAGCCTAAACCCTGATAACATTGTC GCAATTATAAACGCCCATCCATATCACGTTGATGCTTTACTACAACTGGCAGAACTCTGCAAGCTCAGCGAAGATCTGGCTATGGCTGCTGAACTAACGGAGAGGGCCTTGTATTGCTTAGAATGCGCTTTTCATCCCCTGTTCAATGTCACCACTGCTAACTGCAGGCTGGATTAtaaaaaacagcaaaatcgTGCCTTGTACATAACGTTGTTCAAACATTTGATTTTTGTTGGTGGCCGAGCCTGCTACAG GACGAGTTTGGAGTTTTGTAAAATGTTGCTGTCCCTTGACCCTGAAAATGATCCATTGGCGATAGTCCTGGCGATAGACTTTTACGCATTGAGGGCACGAGAGTACAGATGGTTCATAGAATTCTGTGAGGCGTGGGAAGACAGACGAAATCTTAGCCAACTTCCCAATATTGCGTACAGTTCAGCATTGGCCAGTTTTCATCTTGGAACTGGTGACCTGGCTGATGAGCTTCTTCAAAATGCTTTGACCATGTTTCCAAGTTTGCTTGTACCATTGTTGGACAAATGTGGAGTGCAGACAGATTCGAGG GTAATGGGTCACGATTTCTTCAACAGTCACGCCAAGTCCACGAGTCCTCCTGCATTGGAGAAAGTTGTAGCTCTCTATGTGGCGCGCAGCTATCATCTGTGGAAAGAGGCTGACATTCTACCTTGGCTTGAACGCAATGTGAATCAGGTTTTAGACCGGTTTGACGCCGGCcatgattttttcaacttctgcACAGAAAAACGCACAAAGCGGTATCAAGGGAAATTACCGAAAAATATCTTGAGACATATCATTCTCTCAGACATCAAAGAAATAACCGTCGATATACAGGAG ATACAAAATCAAGGACCAGTCTTATCACACGACCCCCTACCACCAGCAGATTCAATCGACTTGTACACGCGACTCCAAGTTAATCCCAGAAGCAACTCCAACAACTCCAACCTATTTTCGCTCTTCTTTACCTCCCTTTTTACGGACATTGAGGAAGACGTTGTCGCCGCGGCTGCAAACGGCTATAACTTGTT CGAAAACGCAATCGACAACGCGGGAAACGTCGAGGTAGCCCGAGATGCAGTCAGAGCTGATCTTAGGAGGGCTGTAACTAATTTGCTACACGAAGTCGGCAATTTATTACTACACAGGGCACCAGACGGTGTTAACGACGCCGATGCCGAGGAGGACACGGATAATGACCAGGAAGGGGACTAG